In Oncorhynchus tshawytscha isolate Ot180627B linkage group LG08, Otsh_v2.0, whole genome shotgun sequence, the genomic window agccaccgtgcttctacacctgcattgcttgccgtttggggttttaggctgggtttctgtacagcactttgagatatcagctgatgtacgaagggctatataaataaatttgatttgatttgaaatggattttaaaaaacaaatcctcagcaatctacacacaataccccataatggcaaagcggaaacaggtttagacatttttgcaaatgtataaaaataaaaaataaatactttatttacataagtattcagactcttttgctatgagacttgaaattgagctcaggtgcatcctgttgccattgatcatccttaacatgtttctacaacatgattggagtccacctggggtaaattctattgattgggcatgatttggaaatgcacacaccggtctatataaaggtcccacagttgacagtgcatgtcagagcaaaaaccaagccatgaggtcaaaggaattgtccataaagCTCAGAgccaggattatgtcgaggcacagatctggggaagggtaccaaaacattgtctgcagcattgaaggtccccaagaacatagtggcctccatcattattataatggaagaagtttggaaacactaagactcttcgtagagctggccgcccggccaaactgagcaatcggaggagaagggccttggtcagggaggtgaccaagaacccgatggtcactctgacagagctctggagttcctctgtggggatgggagaactttccaagGATatccatttctgcagcactccaccaatcaggcctttatggtagagtggccagatggaagccactcctcagtaaaaggcacatgacagcccacttggagtttgccaaaaggcacctaaagactttcagaccacgagaaacaagattatctggtctgatgaaaccaagattgaactctttggcctgaatgccaagcgtcacatctggaggaaacctggcaccatccctacggtgaagcatggtggtggcagcaacatgctgtggggatgtttttcagcagcagggactgggagactagtcaggatcaaggcaaagatgaacggagcaaagtacagagagatccttgttgaaaacctgctccagtgctgTCAACGGAATCTCATAATTGTTATATGTGTTCATTAATCAATTTAATTAGAATCACTGCCTGtttaagaatttgtaagattcttatttgcataaaatagacagtgaccagtcttatcaaaattagataatagtatttatttATGGAGCGCTCTGCCATAGAACCACGTACAACAGTTTATATATAAAATGACGTCATTGGTTATAGAATGAATCTCCTCCTCTCGACCAAGACAAAGCTGGTTCAAAAGTTTATTCCAACCCACTAGCACAccctcctgacacacacactatatcaagaTTAACTTCTGAAGTCTCACCATTATCTATCACTATTTAGTAGACAGTTCCAGATAACGGAAAACCTAGGGAGGCTCTCGCTGTCTTATCTAAACGCCCCAGAGTTATAGTTGAgtcggttcaaacataggttaatgaTCCTTTTTGCTTACTTAAAACACACAACCCATTCCCCCCCAAACTAGTGGGAATGGTGTTTATTatgtttaattactccttgttcaTGCTACATAATCTCTTCCTTATGAACTAATattattaatcagatataataaaacagggtagagtttaattagttatagttctatttaaatggagatattgtttagtcattattcataaaattcctaacaagtgcgctcaggacatcagactggggcgaatgttcaccttccaacaggacaacaaccctaagtacacagccaagacaatgcaggagtggcttcgggacaagtctctgaatgttcttgagtggcacagccagaaccccgacttgaacctgatcgaacatctctggagacctgaaaataactgtgcagcaacgctccgcATCCAAACTgacaagagcttgagaggatctacagagaagaatgggagaaactccccaaatacaggtgtgccaagcttgtagtgtcatacccaaagagactcatggctgtaatcgctgcttcaacaatgtactgagtaaagggtctgaatacttatgtaaatggtatATTTCAGTTTGAATATTTGTATAAATTACAAGgatttctaaaaaccagtttttgctttgtcattatggagtattgtgtgtagattgatgaagaaaaaaaacaattgaatcaattttagaataaggctgtaacctaacaaaatgtggaaaaagtcaaggggtctgaatactttccgaaggcactgtatatgcaagcATGCATGCGTGTTCTGTACCTGTTAGGAGCGATGCTCAGGGGTTTGTTGAGCAGCTCACACAGTAGTTTAGAATACAGCAGGTTCTGTTCCTCACTGATAGCTCCAATGGTGTTGACAGAACCGTGTGGTTCCCCCAAGCGTCATCATCTGGTCTGGAAAGATGTCAACGAAAAAGTACTGCAGAAATCAAAATACTTTTATCTACCATAATGTCAAGCCTGGTCAATACACATTTATTTTGTTTAATGGCTTAATGCAATGTGAATGATTCATCGTATGTTGACAGGCAAACAATCACACCCATTCTTCTCAAAAGTCCCTCAGTTCTAAGAGCTAGTGCTGGTCCACAAGTGTTTTAGGTACAGATTATAGCTGTAGATTTTAGTTTCATTTCATTCCTTCCTACTACATCGGTTTGTGAGCTATGGAAAAGTTAAGACACTGTATACAACACTACTTGAAATGGGTTCTGTACATTAATTTGCACTATAGTTATTTTCTTTTTACTCACCTCAGGTCCTGGATTTCCCATGGCTTTGGACAGTTCCATTAGTTTCAGATTGCAATCTGGTCTCAGAGCATATCGTATTATTTATGTAAATCCAAGACAGTCAATTTAGTTTATGTTACGCTTCATAtggtatatacactacataagcaaaagtatgtgaacacctgcttgttgaacatctcattccaaaatcacaggtattaatatggagttggttccccctttgctgctataacagcctccactcttccaggaaggctttccactagctgttggaacattgttgcagggacttgcttccattcaaccacaagagcattagtgaggtcgggcactgaggttggctcgcagtcggtgttccaattcatcccaaaggtgtgtgatggggttgaggtcagggctctttgcaggccagtcaagtctttccacacagatctcgacaaaccatttctgaatggaccttgctttgtgcacgggggcattgtcatgctaaaacagtaaagggccttccccaaacaaatttggaagcacagaatccgaattgcaatttgtacaatatgttacaatttccaatttgttgtgggtAATGTTAGCTAGCCTAAGGGTAGGCttaaggttaggttaaaggggtaggggaagggttagcaaaCATgctaagtagctaaaaagtagttaaagttgctaattagcaaaAAAtgtaaagttgtccatgatgaaatTCAAACACGCAACGactgggttgctagacatttgtGTTATACTCCCACCCACCCTACTCTCACTTTTCCCTTAAGTAAACTTGTCTTTTGTAAccacaccaaacataacatatactAATTTCCCAATGTTTCATCTTGTCTATGATACCAGGCTGCAAATAGAAGTGCACCAGTCATGGAAGCCTTGGCTACATTTGTGTTCACCATGAAAACCGGCATAGTTGTAAGTTTACTTGAAGCAAGATATATAGGTAAACCGCCTGTGCTGAGGACCATTCTACATGTTAAGCAACTGTGTGAGCATATGAATGAGGTTTGGCTGCTGAAGTGTTTACCCACCAGTGGCAACAATAGAGGGTGTTATACATCTAGTGTCAGTACTATCGTTTCAATTCAGAACAGTCTCCAATGTAATCTGATACCATTCTATCCAGTGACCCTGATTGAACCCCAGAAGTGGTGCAAGGCAACAAAGATGGTTGTATAGCGCAGGTGGAGCGGGACTACATCAGTCTTTGATTTGACGTCTAAAAATACGTTACATCAGCCAACAGATACATCTACCAGAAATTACAGAGGATAAATACACAAAAAGTCAGAAGACATGTTTCTATTGCTGTCCTCTATTGGTGGACATGGGCTGCATGCCAAACATCAAGTGTCatgggcactctataccatacaGTCAATGACATACCAAGTCCAATTATTTGCATATGTACAAAAGGCAAATACACACCTAGCAAATCACTCCACCAGCGcagagtggtttacattaggcTATCAACTATACCTTGAACTTTACCTAATAATTTAACACGATAGTCTGTGAGGTAATGTTGAACTGCTTCATGCATGTCAATGCAAAGCATCCAGTAAGTTAAAGACAAAGGGAAAACAGAACAAGTTGTGATCAATGAGAATCACTTTATTGGAACATCAAAGCCAAGGATCCAGTACAAACCAAGGGTCTGCATAAAGCAAGGGTCCATTTAAGTGCATTTATCAATGCTGCTCTACGTCAGCCCAGAAACTGGGCATCTCTGCTGGTCTCTCCACAGCCTACTCTAATGCTGTACTACCGTTATTAAGGTGTGGGGAAAGGAGGGGTCAGCTCCCATTGAAGTTCAGATCCCCTGATCAGCCGAAGGTAGAGTTGTTCCAGGCTACGTTCGCTGCCTCCACGTCAAAGAAGTTGACGTAGATCCTGACAGACACGAGGAATGGGTTAATATACTGCATGAACACttcatatgcatgtgtgtgtccattaCCTGTCGGGGGAGATGCCCAGGTGTTTGTTGAGCAGTCCACACAGTAGTTTAGAGTATTGTTTCTGAGCTCCTTTGATCTTTCCAATGCTGTGAAGGGAGCAGAGAGCACAAGGGTCTGCTTTCCCTCCAAACATCATCAACTGGTCTGGGATGATGTGCACAGCAaggtactgagagagagacacaaacagagcACAGGACATAGTCAGTGGGAGCTGGAACAATCGTGTGTCTGAAAGGCATGAGGAAAACTCCAATTTCACTGTCATGGTTGTTCATGTAAATTCATAATAAATAAGAACTAGTTGTTGGATTGTGTGTTACAGTATTTCTGTCCTGGACCTATCAAAGTACAGCAGACCTGCAGCACTGTAAAGCCTGTTCTATTTTTGGATTACTACACTATGCTCATGCCCAGTTGTATAACGGTTATGTTATGCATAGGTAAAGACTGAAGAGGTCTCTCAAGGGAAACAAAAGGGGTACCCTGCAATGTCATTTTCGGTGCAGAAAAATGCGTCAGCATCAAAgcaactagctagctatctacaaCTGGGGCAAAAAAAGCATTGCTGTGCCAAGTTTGGAAGACTCACCTGCACAGGTTTGCCCATCGCCTTGGCCAGTTCCTCTGTGGCCTCAGACAACAGTGCAGGCGGAATGTCACTCTTGGCCACATTAGTATTTACCAAAAACATAGGCATGTTGATCGCTTCGCTGAAGTTCTGTGTTGCAGGAATTTTAACCGTGTTCAACTCAGCTCTGATGCGGATGCAATCTGGAAGGTAGCTCCTTCTTCTCTGAGTTTTTATTGGCGGACTACAAACAAAAACGGTATATTGCCGCCACCTACCGCGTGGGGTGAAAACAGATATTTTTATGCAGAAAAAAAACTGGAAAAGGGAGAAGGCCGGGTGAAACGCACACGACAGTCATAGACAAGTAAACAGCGACCACAAGTGGTTGTTCAGGCTACGTATGCTCTGTACTGGGTCTTGGTTATGGAATGTAGGAAACAAACGGGACATTGACGCTCCAATTCGACAGATATCGTGGAATCAGAAAGACGAGTTTGAAAACCCTGGCGGAATCGAGAAGAATTTGTACATCGGGCTGGAGTTGATTGGCATATTCAATCACGTAATGTgcgcacattttttttttttttttttttactgttggaTAGGTTCTGAATACGGTTCTGAATGTCTTAGCTATTCACAGTTATTACTCTAACTGTACACAAATTGGGTTTTAAATCAAATGAAGCTATATGTGTATTTGTTGAACTTTCCTGTATTGAGGCAAATCATATATTATGTACGATCATATGCTCAACAAACGTTGAAATGACACTTCAAGAATAAATTAATCGGACATTCACAACACATTCAACTCCTTTTCCACCAACTGCACGCAGTTGACTGCGTTTCGCAAATGACCGATCTCGAATAATTAACATTCTATACTGTATCCCATGTAGGTCATGCTCCTCTGGATCCTACTGACTGTTTTCTCTACTAGTGAAGGTGAGTTGATCCTATGACACTTGATTAGGCCTGCCACTCAATACATCAATGGTTCCCAACCTTTAACCATTATTTTGACAAGGActcatgctgagaccaaggtctcttttacagataaaaaaaaatatacacatcaattCAATATGAAAAGCACGAAAGAGATACACAACCCAGTCATTAAAAAACAAACACGTTTCATTAAAACGGTACTCAGTCAGCCATCGTAAATGCCCCAGAGGCACCAATTCATCCACTTTAAGAGTTTTAGTTTATTCCACAAGAAAAGTGGGGGGAAAAACTACAACGGATTTACCTAACTGTAGAGACCGAAGGAATCTCCAGAGGTCGCAATCCCTGAGATCGTGTATGGTCATTTATACATCTAAAGGTTATGAAGGATGTCAGGTGAGGCGGGAGTTTTTGTAAACGAGCTTTATAAACAAAAAGAGAGCAACGCATCGA contains:
- the LOC112256110 gene encoding macrophage migration inhibitory factor, yielding MPMFLVNTNVAKSDIPPALLSEATEELAKAMGKPVQYLAVHIIPDQLMMFGGKADPCALCSLHSIGKIKGAQKQYSKLLCGLLNKHLGISPDRIYVNFFDVEAANVAWNNSTFG